From the Desulfosarcina sp. BuS5 genome, one window contains:
- a CDS encoding NfeD family protein: MKYLPFLLFISVFLALSSGDCPAEQDEMYLIVVSDAITPGISDFLVNALKQASQNNAAGIIIQLDTPGGLAESMRKIVISILGCKVPVIVYVAPSGDRAASAGVMITMSADIAAMAPGTTIGAAHPVSIGSRPADKKITEKIINDMVAHGKTIAEKRGKNVDWVEKAIRDSISATESEALKAGIIDIVAEDLDDLIKQINGRSVKDKGTLHLDHVNIIKIKESIRTKILKAISNPNIAYILMMIGLAGLYFELANPGAVFPGVVGSTSLILAFFAFQTLPVNYAGILLIILSLVFFILEIKITSYGMLSIAGIITLVLGSLILYKK, from the coding sequence ATGAAATATTTGCCATTTTTATTATTCATATCTGTCTTTCTTGCATTGAGTTCTGGTGACTGCCCGGCCGAACAGGATGAAATGTACCTTATCGTTGTTTCAGACGCTATTACCCCGGGGATATCGGATTTCCTTGTTAATGCATTGAAACAGGCATCACAAAACAATGCCGCCGGAATTATCATTCAACTGGATACACCCGGAGGCCTTGCCGAATCGATGCGAAAAATTGTAATTTCCATATTGGGGTGCAAGGTTCCGGTGATCGTCTATGTGGCACCAAGTGGCGACAGAGCCGCCTCAGCCGGGGTTATGATCACCATGTCTGCCGACATTGCCGCCATGGCCCCCGGGACAACTATCGGGGCCGCCCATCCGGTAAGTATCGGTAGCCGGCCGGCAGATAAAAAAATCACTGAAAAAATAATCAACGACATGGTTGCCCATGGGAAAACTATTGCGGAAAAAAGAGGAAAAAATGTCGATTGGGTGGAAAAGGCAATTCGGGACAGCATTTCTGCAACCGAGTCTGAAGCACTAAAGGCGGGTATCATTGACATCGTGGCAGAAGATCTCGACGATCTGATAAAGCAAATCAATGGCCGCAGTGTTAAAGACAAGGGAACGCTTCACCTTGATCATGTCAACATCATAAAAATCAAGGAAAGCATCCGAACCAAGATCTTAAAGGCTATCAGTAATCCCAATATTGCCTATATTCTGATGATGATCGGCCTGGCGGGTTTATATTTTGAACTGGCCAATCCAGGTGCAGTATTTCCGGGTGTTGTTGGATCAACTTCGCTGATATTGGCCTTCTTCGCCTTTCAGACTCTGCCGGTGAACTATGCCGGTATTCTTTTGATCATCCTGTCTCTTGTCTTTTTCATTCTGGAAATAAAGATCACAAGTTACGGCATGCTGAGCATCGCCGGAATCATCACACTCGTTCTGGGATCTTTAATACTGTATAAAAAGTGA
- a CDS encoding rhodanese-like domain-containing protein has protein sequence MKKVFVLGLIIVFAVCASGFAIADNANTLKANEKKAWENACTVFPAEHRLNVQQFKELYDRVMAGQEDAYLVDLRTHPEFYAAHIPGTEHIHAGHMYTFPKKIKNKDAKIVLWCRTHKRGAYVGERLAQYGYTNLWWYKDGIVGWIKAGYPLCNQFMGLFKVTEYHKYFSGKYKEGPKKGQEKDPYRIREFHPY, from the coding sequence ATGAAAAAAGTATTCGTTTTAGGACTTATTATAGTATTTGCCGTGTGTGCATCTGGTTTTGCTATTGCTGACAATGCAAATACGCTTAAAGCAAATGAGAAAAAAGCCTGGGAAAATGCGTGTACGGTTTTCCCGGCAGAACATCGGCTAAATGTTCAACAATTCAAAGAACTTTACGATAGGGTCATGGCCGGGCAGGAAGATGCCTATCTGGTTGATCTTAGAACCCACCCTGAATTTTATGCCGCTCACATCCCCGGCACGGAACATATCCATGCAGGTCATATGTACACTTTTCCCAAAAAAATCAAAAATAAAGACGCCAAAATTGTCCTGTGGTGCAGAACACACAAACGCGGGGCTTACGTTGGGGAAAGGCTGGCTCAATATGGTTACACCAATCTGTGGTGGTATAAAGATGGCATCGTGGGATGGATCAAAGCAGGGTATCCTCTTTGTAATCAGTTTATGGGGCTATTCAAAGTGACTGAATATCATAAATATTTTAGCGGGAAATACAAAGAAGGGCCTAAAAAAGGTCAAGAGAAAGATCCATACCGCATTCGTGAATTTCATCCCTACTGA
- a CDS encoding nitrogenase component 1, producing MRIAIYGKGGIGKSTITANLAAALAERGKRVLQIGCDPKHDSTRLLLNGKRVMTALDYLRDVPPVMQRLSEVLHTGYKGVVCAEAGGPEPGVGCAGRGILSTFAFFERLGLKTEDFDVILYDVLGDVVCGGFAVPLRKGFAEIVYIVTSEEFMSIYAANNILRGVQNFDESPYRIAGLILNSRGEAEDQKKVYRFSKAARLPVKYTIQRSSLFRKAEELDKTVVEAFPESSETKLFQTMARGFFDDNKLFPALPLEEEALERIVLKGEQPDKDKKIVHHVSGIKSKEKEKPGAPSASDQENRLPASTFLSKSMLCREPLHGCAFTGAICTTTQINGSISVAHGPRSCSQIACQTILAGGLRALYQKNVIIPEQLFPSMLSSDMNENVVIYGGMDDLTEKLRQAVAAKPQAVFVLTTCPAGVIGDDAESAIRIISAEHPEIPVIPVTTDGNIRGDYMQGVLNACMEGAGSFIDPCCKPEYDLVNIIAEKNIANNAETNFAVISNLLNELGISVNCRFVRRTSIEALRGFLKGRLNLPAFNDHFGRVLINFLQERFQISFAQNAFPVGFYESERWLNEIAVFFEKETEAERVIGLFRKEYRERMEPFRKALEGKRIMIITYIHDTDWILETAFDMGMEVVKVCILNYSQDNLFRTRYPGRFEVETNYPPQKRDDDLRRLKPNLLLCNYTPQDLPLALHADTIPLCPDVGFYGGLAFAGRWAALLKSPVKEGWKYESEKFA from the coding sequence ATGCGAATTGCAATTTACGGTAAGGGCGGTATAGGAAAATCTACAATAACAGCCAATCTTGCAGCGGCGCTGGCTGAGAGAGGAAAACGTGTGTTGCAGATCGGCTGCGACCCTAAACACGATTCAACCCGGCTGCTGCTGAACGGCAAGAGGGTTATGACTGCGCTCGATTACCTGCGGGATGTGCCCCCCGTGATGCAGCGTCTGTCCGAAGTTCTTCACACGGGATATAAAGGTGTTGTATGCGCTGAGGCCGGCGGCCCCGAGCCCGGGGTCGGTTGCGCAGGCCGGGGAATATTAAGCACCTTTGCTTTTTTTGAAAGGCTGGGGCTTAAAACAGAAGATTTTGATGTTATCCTGTACGATGTTCTCGGAGATGTGGTTTGCGGCGGTTTTGCCGTTCCCCTTAGAAAAGGATTTGCAGAGATAGTCTATATAGTTACTTCTGAAGAATTCATGTCGATTTATGCTGCAAACAATATTTTACGCGGAGTTCAAAATTTTGATGAATCACCGTACAGAATTGCGGGACTTATTTTAAACAGCAGGGGCGAAGCAGAGGATCAAAAAAAAGTATACAGATTTTCCAAAGCTGCCCGGCTCCCTGTAAAATATACTATTCAGCGCAGCAGTCTTTTTCGTAAAGCGGAAGAACTTGACAAAACCGTTGTTGAGGCTTTTCCTGAATCCTCGGAAACTAAATTATTTCAAACAATGGCCAGAGGGTTTTTTGATGATAACAAGCTCTTCCCTGCTCTTCCGCTTGAAGAGGAGGCTCTGGAACGTATTGTTTTGAAAGGAGAGCAGCCCGATAAGGATAAAAAGATTGTTCATCATGTCTCTGGAATAAAAAGCAAGGAAAAAGAGAAGCCGGGTGCTCCATCTGCTTCAGATCAGGAAAACAGATTACCTGCATCCACATTTCTCTCTAAAAGTATGCTCTGCCGTGAACCGCTGCACGGATGCGCATTTACAGGCGCCATCTGCACCACCACACAGATAAACGGCAGCATCTCAGTGGCCCATGGCCCCCGCAGTTGTTCGCAGATAGCCTGCCAGACTATTCTGGCGGGTGGTTTGAGAGCATTATATCAAAAGAATGTTATTATCCCTGAACAGTTGTTCCCCTCCATGCTAAGTTCCGATATGAATGAAAACGTAGTAATATATGGAGGGATGGACGATCTGACGGAAAAACTCCGGCAGGCCGTTGCAGCCAAACCCCAGGCGGTATTTGTGCTTACGACTTGTCCTGCCGGTGTTATCGGCGATGATGCTGAGTCTGCCATCCGGATTATATCGGCCGAACATCCTGAAATACCGGTAATTCCTGTTACTACGGACGGAAATATCCGGGGGGACTATATGCAGGGGGTGCTTAATGCCTGCATGGAAGGGGCTGGTTCGTTCATCGATCCCTGCTGCAAGCCGGAATATGATCTTGTTAATATTATCGCTGAAAAAAATATAGCCAACAATGCGGAAACAAACTTTGCCGTGATTTCAAACCTGCTTAATGAACTCGGGATAAGTGTAAACTGCAGGTTCGTGCGCCGGACATCTATTGAAGCATTACGGGGTTTTTTAAAAGGCCGGTTAAATCTGCCTGCCTTTAATGATCATTTCGGCCGGGTGCTGATTAATTTTCTACAAGAGCGCTTTCAGATCTCCTTTGCACAAAATGCTTTTCCGGTGGGTTTTTATGAGAGTGAACGCTGGCTGAATGAAATAGCGGTTTTTTTCGAAAAGGAGACTGAAGCCGAAAGAGTTATCGGTCTTTTCAGGAAAGAGTACCGGGAAAGGATGGAACCTTTCAGAAAAGCCCTGGAGGGAAAGCGTATTATGATAATTACCTACATTCATGATACGGACTGGATCCTGGAGACTGCTTTTGATATGGGAATGGAGGTTGTAAAAGTCTGTATACTTAATTACTCTCAGGATAACCTTTTTCGTACGCGCTATCCGGGCAGGTTTGAGGTCGAGACAAATTATCCTCCTCAAAAAAGGGATGATGACCTGCGTCGTCTGAAGCCTAATCTGCTGCTCTGTAATTATACTCCCCAGGATCTGCCGTTGGCGCTGCATGCCGACACTATACCGTTATGCCCGGATGTGGGGTTCTACGGAGGCCTGGCCTTTGCCGGGCGATGGGCTGCCTTGCTGAAGTCACCTGTTAAAGAGGGCTGGAAATATGAATCTGAAAAATTTGCCTGA
- a CDS encoding nitrogenase component 1: MNLKNLPEIIPDGFTGAIMAIEGIKDAAVLLNGPTGCKFYHGAVADCQLPRVDSLDPLYYSEEFYFGQPRVPATYLDDHDYVFGATDKLEKILPVVAQKGHSLVAVVNSPGAALIGDDLERFIARAGLPVPCIAIESAGFSDSFATGFQRAVIQALELLNPQPAGVEQKSVNLVGLSIFHRHWQGNLDELCYLLKLCGIKVVTALCAGSRVEELQNLGSAEYNLVVHGEFADQITRFLKERFGQESIIPENGAPLGFDATEAWIRKVCRVTGADSSPALRVIAAARKQSCEILSRFNSLTGLPKGATFAVNTDPSMALPLTKWLYSWLGMVPVSVATGDSDNDYAAGLQKFLLDIDCMEAWNMDAAKAAPDVAFGSEFFISRLRLRGLPVIGIDISLPGNGYIDFIQKSLLGARGALYLLEKIINEL, translated from the coding sequence ATGAATCTGAAAAATTTGCCTGAAATTATACCTGACGGCTTTACAGGCGCAATTATGGCCATTGAGGGGATTAAGGATGCGGCTGTTCTTCTTAACGGCCCCACCGGCTGTAAGTTTTATCACGGCGCAGTGGCAGACTGTCAGTTGCCGAGAGTCGATTCTTTAGATCCGCTTTATTATTCCGAAGAATTCTATTTTGGACAGCCCAGGGTGCCGGCGACATATCTTGATGATCATGATTATGTGTTCGGCGCGACTGACAAACTGGAAAAGATTCTGCCGGTTGTGGCTCAAAAAGGTCATTCTTTGGTTGCAGTGGTAAATTCTCCCGGGGCTGCGCTGATAGGAGACGACCTTGAACGTTTTATTGCCCGGGCAGGACTGCCGGTTCCCTGTATTGCCATTGAAAGCGCCGGGTTTTCAGATAGTTTTGCAACCGGTTTTCAGAGGGCGGTGATTCAGGCTCTTGAATTGCTCAATCCGCAACCTGCCGGCGTTGAGCAAAAAAGCGTTAATCTGGTTGGTTTGTCGATTTTTCATCGGCACTGGCAGGGAAATCTTGATGAACTATGCTATCTTTTAAAATTATGCGGAATCAAGGTTGTTACAGCATTATGCGCCGGAAGCAGAGTTGAGGAACTGCAAAACCTCGGCTCGGCGGAATACAATCTGGTGGTTCACGGTGAATTTGCAGATCAGATTACAAGATTTTTAAAAGAGCGTTTCGGACAGGAGTCTATCATCCCTGAAAATGGAGCCCCCCTCGGTTTTGATGCAACCGAAGCATGGATCAGAAAAGTTTGCCGCGTGACAGGTGCGGATTCTTCTCCGGCTTTGAGAGTGATCGCTGCAGCCCGTAAACAGAGCTGTGAAATATTAAGTCGTTTTAATTCCTTGACAGGCCTGCCCAAAGGCGCGACATTTGCTGTTAACACAGATCCTTCGATGGCGCTTCCTCTTACAAAGTGGCTCTATTCCTGGCTGGGAATGGTTCCGGTTTCAGTAGCTACAGGTGATTCGGATAATGATTACGCGGCCGGGCTGCAAAAATTTCTTTTAGATATAGACTGCATGGAGGCCTGGAATATGGATGCTGCCAAAGCGGCGCCGGATGTGGCGTTCGGCAGTGAATTTTTTATTTCCCGTTTGAGGTTACGCGGACTGCCGGTAATCGGAATCGACATCTCGCTTCCCGGAAACGGTTATATAGACTTTATTCAAAAAAGTCTGCTGGGAGCCCGGGGCGCCTTGTACCTTCTGGAAAAAATTATCAATGAACTATAG
- a CDS encoding transposase, translating to MPNNVHLIAVPETKESLMLAIGEAHRRYSRMINFREGWKGHLWQGRFASYVLDEVHLLASAHYIEMNPVRAKLVKDPTHWTWSSAFAHTNGGEDKLCENTILNSIGK from the coding sequence ATGCCTAATAACGTCCATTTAATTGCTGTCCCTGAAACCAAAGAATCGTTAATGCTTGCAATTGGAGAGGCTCATAGGCGGTATTCGCGAATGATCAATTTTCGTGAAGGCTGGAAGGGACATTTGTGGCAAGGGAGATTTGCTTCTTATGTTTTGGATGAAGTTCATTTGTTGGCATCTGCCCATTATATTGAAATGAATCCAGTCAGGGCAAAGCTTGTAAAAGATCCAACGCATTGGACATGGAGCAGTGCTTTCGCTCATACTAATGGTGGCGAAGATAAGCTTTGCGAAAACACAATCCTTAATTCAATTGGTAAATAA
- a CDS encoding ribonuclease catalytic domain-containing protein, with the protein MEPNDIVEYIDRQKILCAVVMEVKGNRLRLLTETNREVNLSTNRLLHKSKKSLNLSSGRDNLINALREISAYRKKLAHDIDIKEVWEILNTEQEWIDVETMTAFCFSGTTDGDHESSVVRAFFYNRLYFKFDHDRFFPHSEEQVERNLEHLKEEERRRLIIEKGSEWVKRVSGSEKNNYHPEEMNDDAREIIDIIKSVVIFEKESKDYSLCKDIFKKANINLAESFRLLVKAGALNENENIDLYKSGVSVTFSNKVAAHSSNLSLPLSYNNGRKDLTDLPVITIDGRATMDFDDALSIEKLDDHYRLGIHIIDIGYFIKKGDAVDQEALARGSSIYMPDQIIPMLPACLAENLCSLKEGGIRPAISIMVNLSRFYEIIDYEIIHSIIRVEHQLTYYNANLMINENRDITILYEIAKKFRQFRIKNGAVQISLPNINVWIDETGEINVCRINRESPARMLVAEIMIMANWIMSGFLSKNSMPAIFRSQPGPKERLYQWDDGTLFQNCMQRRLLNRFVLDSKPGHHSGLGLSSYVTATSPIRKYFDLATQRQIRAVLGLEEPYSQEEMDTTINMLAEPMHSAIMVQRNRVRYWLLKYLENRIGQKEDAIILYKRRDHYQILIPEYMLECNLSRSGMENLKPEALVKVTIQNVDARKDILTVFLG; encoded by the coding sequence ATGGAACCAAATGATATTGTAGAATATATAGACCGACAGAAGATACTCTGCGCGGTTGTCATGGAGGTAAAGGGCAACCGGCTCAGGCTACTGACAGAGACCAACCGTGAAGTTAATCTTTCCACAAACCGCTTGCTGCATAAATCTAAAAAAAGTCTTAATCTCTCTTCAGGAAGGGATAATCTGATCAACGCTCTGCGTGAAATATCAGCATATAGGAAAAAACTGGCGCATGATATAGACATAAAAGAGGTATGGGAAATACTTAACACAGAGCAGGAATGGATAGATGTTGAAACAATGACGGCTTTCTGTTTTTCAGGAACCACTGATGGTGACCATGAATCATCGGTTGTCAGGGCATTTTTTTATAACAGGCTCTATTTTAAATTTGATCATGATCGGTTTTTCCCGCACTCTGAGGAGCAGGTAGAGCGAAATCTTGAGCACCTCAAAGAGGAAGAACGAAGAAGGCTTATCATAGAAAAAGGGAGTGAATGGGTAAAACGGGTATCCGGTTCGGAAAAAAATAATTATCACCCGGAAGAAATGAATGATGACGCCCGGGAAATTATTGATATAATTAAATCGGTTGTTATTTTTGAAAAGGAGAGCAAAGACTATTCTCTATGTAAAGATATTTTTAAAAAAGCAAACATTAATTTAGCTGAAAGCTTCAGGCTTCTTGTAAAAGCCGGCGCACTCAATGAAAACGAAAATATCGATCTTTACAAATCAGGTGTTTCGGTAACTTTTTCAAACAAAGTTGCAGCGCATTCCTCTAATCTTTCCCTTCCATTATCTTATAATAACGGGCGCAAAGACCTTACCGACCTTCCGGTTATAACCATCGACGGCAGGGCTACCATGGACTTTGATGATGCCTTGAGCATAGAGAAGCTTGATGACCATTATCGTCTGGGCATTCATATTATAGATATCGGGTATTTCATAAAAAAAGGCGACGCGGTTGATCAGGAAGCCCTTGCACGGGGAAGCTCCATTTATATGCCGGATCAGATAATCCCCATGCTGCCGGCATGTCTGGCCGAAAATCTTTGCAGCCTAAAGGAGGGGGGAATACGTCCGGCTATAAGCATTATGGTCAATTTAAGCAGGTTTTATGAAATTATAGATTATGAAATTATCCATAGTATTATCAGGGTCGAACATCAGCTCACATATTATAACGCAAACCTGATGATAAATGAAAACAGGGATATAACCATTCTTTATGAGATCGCAAAAAAATTTCGTCAGTTCAGAATAAAGAACGGAGCCGTTCAGATTTCTCTACCTAACATCAACGTCTGGATAGATGAGACCGGTGAAATTAATGTATGCCGAATTAACCGGGAAAGCCCGGCCAGGATGCTGGTTGCTGAAATAATGATAATGGCTAACTGGATTATGTCCGGATTCTTGTCTAAAAACTCAATGCCGGCAATTTTCAGATCCCAGCCAGGGCCGAAAGAACGTCTTTACCAGTGGGATGATGGTACGCTTTTCCAAAACTGTATGCAACGCAGGCTGCTGAATCGTTTTGTTCTGGACAGTAAACCGGGGCATCATTCCGGACTTGGATTGAGCTCTTATGTAACAGCCACATCACCGATCAGGAAATATTTTGATCTTGCAACACAGCGGCAGATACGTGCCGTTCTCGGTCTGGAGGAACCATATTCCCAAGAAGAGATGGATACAACGATTAACATGCTTGCCGAACCAATGCATAGTGCGATCATGGTTCAACGGAATCGCGTGCGGTACTGGCTGCTGAAATATCTTGAAAACAGAATCGGTCAAAAAGAAGATGCCATTATATTATATAAACGCAGGGATCATTATCAAATACTGATTCCGGAGTATATGCTGGAATGTAATTTGTCACGATCCGGGATGGAAAACTTAAAGCCGGAGGCCCTTGTTAAAGTCACAATCCAGAATGTCGATGCGCGGAAAGATATTCTTACAGTGTTTCTGGGTTGA
- a CDS encoding response regulator, with the protein MSNIEKKLGLLKGLNFRDIFDNMFQYMAIVSTDGTIIAANKASVGASGTDESEFVGKILWRSPWFNYSSDSRKLIKETVKQASNGNTVRFETMIQLRDNNMQSIDYSLNPITNAKGKVILLIAEGRDITPLKRVENELKKARDAAESATKTKSEFLANMSHEIRTPMNGVITAADLALHEDVSPKLKHFLDIIHDSAYSLLGIINDILDVSKIEAGKFQLEAYPFKLDDILSRVMDMFVNQAAEKRIELLLDIGLKTPNALIGDFIRLEQIIINLIGNAIKFTGKDGNVTTGVTLLEEKAERVILKFFIKDTGAGIAPEYIDKLFESFSQEDGTTTRKYGGTGLGLSICKMLVEMMGGKIWVESQQGKGSIFHFTVSLEKQSQESKLELVLPPAVQGLNVLVVDDTVDSAIIMQNMLESFGFLVETVSSAVGALKMLAKFPSGKCPFNLLLMDLLMPELDGIEAIKIIKTDFELTIPTILMAPVGHEEKIMYAEKIGISGFLTKPINQSDLFNEIMYALGAASLKQKRRKKLLVTRTSIYKKRLKGKRVLLVEDNSTNQEIARAVLEGAGIIVEIADNGKIALDLIKRSKFDAVLMDIQMPVMDGYETTRNIRKDPAYTDLSIIAMTAHAMKGDEEQCLKAGMTDYVSKPIDQEKLFRVLCGVMKKEGAAKREVEDIAEPEPPATTDEIKDSNFDEIFPTELPGINLKKILNGMQLDPKTFKRILIDFFHNNQNIINKFNDAFIAKNQEELKLLAHTLKGSSASIGAEDLSERAGELENFVKQKRIDDSVQTLINRVRTTLGRVLDSLQLLLDNADSKTIIDIKDSDPVKLKAAAHDLAEALDMADPDKIETSLEKIKEFLGGSVLDQLVKHITGYDYEEAKEILEKIFKNGDKGAF; encoded by the coding sequence ATGTCAAATATAGAAAAAAAACTGGGCTTGTTAAAAGGATTAAATTTTAGGGATATCTTTGATAATATGTTCCAGTATATGGCCATCGTGAGTACTGACGGAACAATTATAGCGGCAAACAAGGCGAGTGTTGGCGCAAGCGGCACCGATGAGTCTGAATTCGTAGGCAAGATCTTATGGAGATCGCCCTGGTTTAATTATTCATCCGATTCGAGAAAGCTGATTAAGGAGACTGTAAAGCAAGCTTCGAACGGTAATACGGTCCGTTTCGAAACCATGATTCAGCTAAGGGATAATAATATGCAGTCTATTGACTATTCTCTCAATCCCATTACAAACGCAAAGGGCAAGGTTATCCTCCTGATTGCCGAAGGACGCGATATTACGCCCCTGAAGCGGGTTGAGAATGAATTGAAAAAGGCCAGGGATGCTGCTGAAAGCGCCACCAAAACCAAGAGCGAATTTCTTGCTAATATGAGTCATGAAATCCGAACACCGATGAACGGCGTAATAACAGCCGCTGATCTTGCTTTGCATGAGGATGTATCTCCCAAACTCAAACATTTTCTTGATATCATACATGATTCAGCCTACTCCCTGCTTGGAATTATTAACGATATTCTTGACGTTTCAAAAATAGAAGCAGGCAAATTTCAGCTTGAAGCGTATCCCTTCAAATTAGATGATATCCTCTCCAGGGTAATGGACATGTTTGTCAACCAGGCTGCTGAAAAAAGAATTGAGCTACTGCTCGATATTGGTCTTAAAACGCCGAATGCCCTGATAGGTGATTTCATACGTCTGGAGCAGATAATCATAAATCTCATCGGCAATGCCATTAAGTTTACGGGGAAAGACGGCAATGTCACAACCGGGGTAACTCTTTTAGAAGAAAAAGCCGAAAGAGTAATTTTGAAATTTTTTATCAAAGATACTGGTGCGGGTATCGCACCGGAATATATCGACAAACTTTTTGAGTCTTTTTCCCAGGAGGATGGAACAACAACAAGAAAGTACGGGGGCACCGGGTTGGGATTAAGCATATGTAAAATGCTGGTTGAAATGATGGGCGGCAAAATATGGGTCGAAAGCCAACAGGGTAAGGGGAGTATTTTTCACTTTACGGTATCTTTAGAGAAACAATCGCAAGAATCCAAGCTTGAACTGGTTTTACCTCCGGCGGTTCAGGGGCTGAATGTCCTGGTTGTAGATGATACCGTCGATAGTGCTATTATCATGCAAAATATGTTGGAATCTTTCGGCTTCTTGGTAGAGACGGTCTCCTCAGCCGTTGGAGCGTTGAAAATGCTTGCGAAGTTTCCGTCCGGAAAATGTCCGTTCAATTTGCTGCTGATGGATCTGTTGATGCCTGAACTCGACGGGATCGAAGCAATAAAAATAATCAAAACAGATTTTGAATTGACGATTCCTACAATTCTTATGGCTCCTGTTGGCCATGAAGAAAAAATAATGTACGCCGAAAAAATCGGGATCAGCGGGTTTCTTACGAAACCGATCAATCAGTCCGATCTTTTCAATGAGATTATGTATGCTTTGGGCGCCGCAAGTTTAAAACAAAAAAGGCGGAAGAAGTTATTGGTTACAAGGACATCTATTTATAAGAAACGTCTTAAGGGCAAAAGGGTTCTATTGGTTGAGGATAATTCCACAAATCAGGAAATAGCCAGGGCGGTGCTGGAAGGAGCAGGAATTATCGTTGAGATTGCCGACAACGGAAAAATAGCATTGGATCTTATTAAGAGATCAAAATTCGATGCAGTCCTGATGGACATACAGATGCCGGTAATGGATGGCTATGAAACGACTCGAAATATCCGTAAAGATCCTGCATATACCGATCTTTCGATCATTGCGATGACTGCGCATGCCATGAAAGGAGATGAGGAACAATGCTTAAAAGCAGGCATGACCGATTATGTTTCCAAGCCGATCGACCAGGAAAAACTTTTTCGGGTTTTGTGTGGAGTGATGAAGAAAGAGGGCGCGGCCAAAAGGGAAGTGGAGGATATCGCAGAACCGGAGCCGCCGGCCACAACAGATGAGATAAAGGATAGTAATTTTGATGAAATTTTTCCTACAGAGCTTCCCGGGATAAATTTAAAAAAGATATTGAACGGGATGCAATTAGACCCAAAGACCTTCAAACGTATTTTAATCGATTTTTTTCATAATAATCAGAATATAATCAACAAATTTAATGATGCCTTTATTGCAAAGAACCAGGAAGAATTAAAGCTCCTGGCGCACACTTTAAAGGGGAGTTCCGCAAGTATCGGAGCCGAAGATTTGTCTGAAAGGGCAGGGGAACTTGAAAATTTCGTCAAACAAAAGAGAATAGACGACTCTGTTCAAACTTTGATTAACCGGGTCAGGACAACCCTGGGCCGGGTACTGGATTCTCTGCAATTATTGCTTGATAATGCGGACTCGAAAACAATAATAGATATAAAAGATTCTGATCCGGTTAAACTTAAAGCGGCTGCCCATGATCTTGCCGAAGCTCTGGACATGGCAGATCCTGATAAAATTGAAACATCTCTTGAAAAAATTAAGGAATTCCTTGGTGGTTCTGTTCTTGATCAACTTGTTAAGCATATAACCGGTTATGATTACGAGGAAGCAAAAGAGATACTCGAAAAAATATTCAAAAACGGAGATAAAGGTGCCTTCTGA